One Gimesia chilikensis DNA segment encodes these proteins:
- a CDS encoding DUF3124 domain-containing protein, which produces MGNKGEYPDWFLWLWDKWFVLFLLLGVVTLVLIAGAVYLDTRFERFEHELKFIPPPSYEPPDLASYQAGEIDAEKMTRSGSIYAPCYSHIYYHGGSPLLLETTLSIRNINQDQPVYLTGVKYVDTDGESIKVYLDQPIKLAPFQTIEFLVEEKDSTGGSGANFLVNWMAEEQVAPPLVESVMVGASGSRAIAFTRSGVPIPAAQTGE; this is translated from the coding sequence ATGGGAAATAAAGGCGAATATCCCGACTGGTTTTTGTGGTTGTGGGACAAATGGTTCGTCCTGTTTCTGTTGCTGGGAGTCGTGACCTTAGTTCTGATCGCGGGGGCAGTGTACCTCGATACCCGCTTCGAACGCTTTGAACACGAATTGAAGTTCATACCGCCGCCTAGCTATGAACCGCCCGATCTTGCCAGTTACCAGGCGGGCGAAATCGACGCAGAAAAAATGACGCGCAGCGGTTCGATCTATGCCCCCTGTTATTCTCACATCTATTATCATGGCGGATCGCCGTTGCTTCTGGAAACGACTCTGAGTATCCGGAACATCAATCAGGATCAGCCCGTTTACCTCACCGGAGTCAAGTATGTTGATACCGACGGGGAGTCGATTAAGGTCTATCTCGACCAGCCAATCAAGCTCGCTCCGTTTCAGACGATTGAATTCCTGGTGGAAGAAAAAGACAGCACGGGAGGCTCCGGTGCGAATTTTCTCGTGAACTGGATGGCCGAGGAGCAGGTTGCACCGCCGCTGGTTGAATCCGTCATGGTGGGGGCTTCCGGTTCGCGGGCAATCGCCTTCACGCGGAGTGGTGTGCCGATTCCTGCTGCTCAAACGGGAGAATAA
- a CDS encoding HD domain-containing protein codes for MDTLHSPVVENAIRVAAEAHKSQKRKSSGIPYIAHPMGVCLILVKAGFHEEAILAAAALHDVVEDTALTFEDLEGNFSDEVLHYVREMTEEKETQEGAKRSWRDRKRDHIEVMQQASLGARAIELADKLHNLEAMLFDLQTEDRAEFWGHFGAPPEEIVQYYHSMVEAAGQSDERLIPLVKNCQSRLDELQKHMP; via the coding sequence ATGGATACACTTCACTCTCCGGTAGTCGAGAACGCCATTCGGGTTGCCGCGGAAGCACATAAATCTCAAAAACGCAAGTCGTCCGGAATTCCTTACATCGCGCATCCGATGGGGGTCTGTCTGATCCTGGTGAAAGCCGGCTTCCATGAGGAAGCCATCCTGGCAGCTGCCGCTCTGCATGATGTGGTCGAAGACACCGCGCTGACTTTTGAGGATCTGGAGGGAAACTTTTCGGATGAGGTCCTGCACTACGTCAGGGAGATGACCGAAGAAAAGGAAACCCAGGAGGGCGCAAAGCGAAGCTGGCGAGATCGCAAGCGGGATCATATTGAGGTGATGCAGCAGGCATCACTCGGCGCGCGGGCGATTGAACTCGCGGACAAGCTGCATAATCTGGAAGCGATGCTGTTTGATCTGCAGACGGAAGATCGCGCTGAATTCTGGGGGCACTTTGGCGCCCCGCCGGAAGAGATTGTGCAGTATTATCATTCCATGGTCGAGGCCGCCGGTCAGTCGGATGAACGACTTATCCCGCTGGTAAAAAACTGCCAGTCTCGCCTGGATGAGTTACAGAAACATATGCCATAG
- a CDS encoding ABC transporter ATP-binding protein: MFWSFINGLLLAFLLILFFLILDLLDHRGQISVQGVERVQQLQEILASPEPEAPAEAAKPSEEPAEPKADTDEVAAAEEKPAPEPEPKAAPTAEKSATPPDRLVLSDTGILPSVWWTHSKYHLGIMKSVYQRVPLLQQNQSALFTLILVALVVASIRVLIRWRCRLRSLKVSHHISTTLRNMIHRQALRLGPGDLSGKETDQAFHLFIQDVGTVQNGVFHWVYGLTRHTVTLAILLLIAISIDWRLTLQCIIPLAAAWYFLMQHRKDYDLQHARTLVTIDTELSLLAENLRSTRLVRGYGMENPEHEQFQKHLAKYTENLEKLKRVEGWGHRIARGLAVFCSCLVVFLVGYKVLVNPDSLPLSAAVLVVGIFGFFYLPVNGLHELFRVREESTVAASSIYRYLNLIPEVGQAVGAKFLEPMSTALQFENVNYSLTPSSSPILKGFDLKIPAGTTTALVSLEKLAPRAVSFLVPRFIEPRSGRVLIDGEDTAWVTLESLRAEAIFVSGNDPCLTGTVKDNIRCGDERYSLQEVIAASKESHAHQFIQGLPQGYETVLGQHGEDLTTGECFRLGLARALLRKPALMIIEEPEGPLDEDTKTLLEDAYSRIFQNRTVLVIPSRITTLRRVDQVVVIHEGKVEAVDSQSNLLKKSALYRHWEYTRFNQFRHSQDTPIEQR, translated from the coding sequence GTGTTCTGGTCGTTCATCAATGGCCTCTTGCTGGCGTTTCTGCTCATCCTGTTTTTCCTGATCCTGGATCTGCTGGATCATCGTGGGCAGATTTCGGTGCAGGGGGTTGAGCGGGTTCAGCAACTGCAGGAAATCCTGGCCAGTCCCGAACCAGAAGCACCAGCTGAAGCAGCCAAACCATCCGAGGAACCGGCTGAGCCGAAAGCCGATACTGACGAAGTTGCCGCCGCGGAAGAAAAGCCCGCTCCTGAACCGGAGCCGAAAGCGGCTCCCACGGCCGAAAAATCAGCGACTCCTCCAGATCGTTTGGTCCTTTCCGATACGGGAATTCTGCCCTCCGTCTGGTGGACGCATTCCAAATACCATCTGGGGATCATGAAAAGCGTGTATCAGCGCGTCCCCTTGCTGCAGCAGAATCAGTCCGCGTTATTCACACTGATTTTAGTCGCGCTGGTCGTGGCCAGCATCCGGGTGTTGATCCGCTGGCGATGCCGACTGCGGAGCCTGAAGGTTTCCCATCATATTTCGACAACGTTACGCAATATGATTCATCGCCAGGCGCTCCGCCTGGGCCCCGGAGATCTGTCGGGGAAAGAGACCGATCAGGCGTTTCACCTGTTTATTCAGGATGTGGGAACCGTACAGAACGGCGTCTTCCACTGGGTCTACGGTCTGACGCGGCATACTGTGACGCTGGCGATTCTGCTGTTGATTGCCATTTCCATCGACTGGCGTTTAACGCTGCAGTGCATCATCCCGCTGGCCGCAGCCTGGTATTTTCTGATGCAGCATCGCAAAGATTACGATTTGCAGCATGCCAGAACACTGGTCACCATCGATACCGAACTTTCCCTGCTGGCTGAAAATCTGCGGAGCACACGCCTGGTCCGCGGCTATGGAATGGAAAACCCGGAGCATGAACAGTTTCAGAAGCACCTGGCGAAGTACACCGAAAACCTGGAGAAGCTGAAACGCGTTGAAGGCTGGGGACATCGTATCGCCCGGGGCCTGGCCGTCTTCTGTTCGTGCCTGGTTGTCTTTCTGGTGGGGTATAAAGTCCTCGTGAATCCGGATAGCCTGCCGCTCTCTGCAGCGGTGCTGGTGGTGGGAATCTTCGGCTTCTTCTACCTGCCGGTCAACGGTCTGCATGAACTGTTCCGTGTGCGCGAAGAATCCACTGTGGCTGCCAGCTCGATTTATCGTTATCTGAACCTGATCCCCGAAGTCGGGCAGGCAGTCGGAGCGAAATTTCTGGAACCGATGTCGACGGCACTGCAGTTCGAAAACGTCAATTACAGTCTCACGCCCAGTTCGTCTCCGATCTTGAAGGGCTTTGATCTGAAAATTCCCGCCGGTACGACAACCGCACTGGTCTCACTGGAGAAACTCGCCCCGCGCGCTGTCAGTTTCCTGGTCCCCCGCTTTATTGAACCCCGCTCGGGCCGGGTCCTGATCGACGGCGAAGACACAGCGTGGGTGACCCTGGAGTCTCTGCGGGCGGAAGCGATTTTTGTGAGCGGGAACGATCCCTGTCTCACCGGAACCGTTAAGGACAACATCCGCTGCGGCGATGAACGGTATTCGCTGCAGGAAGTCATCGCGGCTTCAAAAGAATCACACGCGCATCAGTTCATCCAGGGACTGCCTCAAGGTTACGAAACCGTGCTGGGGCAGCACGGGGAAGATCTGACAACGGGTGAGTGTTTCCGGTTAGGATTAGCCCGCGCCCTGTTGCGAAAGCCGGCTCTGATGATCATCGAAGAACCGGAAGGGCCGCTCGATGAGGATACCAAAACTCTGCTCGAAGATGCCTACTCCCGGATTTTCCAGAACCGGACCGTGCTGGTCATTCCTTCCCGCATTACGACTCTGCGACGCGTTGATCAGGTCGTCGTGATTCACGAAGGCAAAGTGGAAGCGGTCGACAGTCAATCGAACCTGTTGAAGAAATCCGCCCTGTATCGTCACTGGGAGTACACGCGATTTAACCAGTTCCGGCACTCGCAGGATACTCCGATCGAACAACGTTAA
- a CDS encoding ABC transporter permease: MGNLLVLAAETTNLTVQWWITGIGVAIYFVLLFGVTSMTQAGVIARATTKEAIRQPVFLLLMALGLILLLLNTFLPFFSMGDDVKMLMDCGLATILICSLLLAVWSASTSIADEIEGKTAMTLLSKPINRRQFIVGKYLGILKAVVWLMLPMVITFLLLVYFKVGYDAREAAQEPPTHAERMAAVWLILPGILLIYMEVAILAAISVAISTRLPMMVNMIICFGVYIIGHLTPNLVQAKAEGLEFVKFTGQLIATILPNLDNFNMSPAVATGTVVPPVYIGHSALSCLLYSGIAILVAFILFEDRDLA, from the coding sequence ATGGGAAACCTGCTGGTATTGGCTGCTGAGACGACAAATCTGACAGTGCAATGGTGGATTACCGGAATCGGAGTTGCAATCTATTTTGTACTCCTGTTCGGTGTGACTTCGATGACCCAGGCGGGTGTAATCGCCAGGGCGACCACGAAGGAAGCCATTCGCCAGCCCGTGTTCCTCTTGCTGATGGCACTTGGTTTAATCCTGCTGCTGTTAAATACGTTTCTCCCGTTCTTTTCGATGGGGGATGACGTCAAGATGCTGATGGACTGTGGTCTGGCCACGATCCTGATCTGCAGTCTGTTGCTGGCCGTGTGGTCGGCGAGTACCAGTATCGCTGATGAAATTGAAGGTAAGACGGCCATGACGCTGTTGTCGAAGCCGATCAACCGCCGTCAGTTTATCGTCGGGAAATACCTGGGGATTCTGAAGGCCGTCGTCTGGCTGATGTTGCCGATGGTGATCACTTTCCTGCTGCTGGTTTACTTCAAAGTCGGCTATGATGCCCGCGAAGCGGCCCAGGAACCACCAACGCACGCCGAGCGGATGGCTGCGGTCTGGCTGATTCTGCCCGGGATTCTGCTGATCTATATGGAAGTCGCCATTCTGGCCGCCATCAGCGTGGCGATCTCGACGCGTCTGCCCATGATGGTCAACATGATTATCTGCTTCGGCGTCTATATCATTGGCCACCTCACTCCCAACCTGGTTCAGGCCAAGGCGGAGGGACTGGAATTTGTGAAGTTTACCGGGCAGCTGATTGCTACGATTCTGCCCAACCTGGATAACTTCAATATGTCACCTGCGGTCGCAACGGGAACCGTGGTTCCACCTGTCTATATTGGTCATTCCGCATTAAGCTGTCTGCTCTATTCCGGAATTGCGATTCTGGTTGCCTTCATCCTTTTCGAAGACCGGGACCTTGCCTGA
- a CDS encoding acylphosphatase, producing the protein MCADPHQSGSSTDLISLRAIYAGRVQGVGFRYRTTQLAERYPVTGFVKNLSDGTVELVVQARDQSVLDRFFDDMMLTFATNVTDVSIQGAPVDPGRQSFTIEY; encoded by the coding sequence ATGTGTGCTGATCCTCATCAATCCGGTTCATCGACGGATCTGATCAGTCTACGCGCGATTTATGCGGGGCGGGTGCAGGGCGTCGGATTTCGATATCGCACAACTCAACTGGCGGAGCGTTACCCTGTTACCGGATTCGTCAAAAATCTGTCTGATGGAACCGTGGAACTGGTCGTGCAGGCCCGTGATCAGTCAGTACTCGATCGGTTTTTCGATGATATGATGCTGACATTCGCAACGAATGTGACGGATGTATCGATTCAAGGGGCCCCGGTCGATCCCGGTCGTCAAAGTTTCACCATCGAATATTGA
- a CDS encoding carbon storage regulator, translating to MLVLSRKPGERIRIGDDVTLTIVRIGPNSVRLGIDAPRSMSIVREELCIDFSDLPESGQLTEEPSSH from the coding sequence ATGCTTGTATTATCACGTAAGCCCGGCGAGCGGATTCGGATTGGCGATGACGTAACCCTGACGATTGTTCGTATTGGCCCCAATTCTGTGCGATTAGGAATTGATGCTCCGCGCAGCATGAGCATTGTTCGCGAAGAATTGTGTATCGACTTTTCAGACTTGCCGGAATCAGGGCAGCTGACTGAAGAGCCTTCTTCGCATTAA
- a CDS encoding Gfo/Idh/MocA family protein, translating to MVRIGIIGVGFMGMAHYEGAKKLKGAKVTAISTRDPKKLSGDWSSIEGNFGPRGGQVDLSKVKQYSDYHELLADPDIDLVDICLPTEMHEKVAMDSIQAGKHTLVEKPIAIDLKAANRMVKAAEKAGVQFMVAQVLPFFPEFQFAVECVRSQKYGKLLAAHFRRVMAPPKWSENIEDFQKLGGWGIDLHIHDNHLISLMCGVPQKVTSRGIENKGYINHVHTVYDYEDPNLAISCVSGGIATRGLEFAHGFELYFEEATVLFGAGTMGVGKNKEWVVSQPLTLITKSGQLKHPKLKGGNEWCAAFTLELQAAVNAIQSGEEPEALSGALARDALKICYAEAKSIQTGRSIPVK from the coding sequence ATGGTTCGTATCGGAATAATCGGCGTCGGTTTTATGGGAATGGCTCACTACGAAGGAGCCAAAAAGCTCAAAGGAGCCAAGGTCACTGCGATCTCAACGCGCGATCCCAAGAAACTGTCTGGCGACTGGAGCAGCATCGAAGGCAACTTCGGTCCCCGCGGAGGTCAGGTCGATCTCTCCAAGGTAAAACAGTACAGTGATTACCATGAACTGCTGGCAGACCCCGATATTGATCTGGTCGATATCTGTCTTCCCACCGAAATGCATGAAAAAGTCGCCATGGATTCCATCCAGGCCGGCAAACACACACTGGTCGAAAAGCCGATTGCCATCGACCTCAAGGCCGCCAACCGGATGGTGAAGGCAGCCGAAAAAGCGGGCGTACAGTTCATGGTCGCCCAGGTCCTTCCCTTCTTCCCGGAATTTCAGTTTGCCGTTGAATGTGTTCGCAGCCAGAAATATGGAAAACTGCTGGCCGCACACTTCCGCCGTGTGATGGCTCCTCCCAAATGGTCAGAGAATATTGAAGACTTCCAGAAACTGGGTGGCTGGGGCATCGACCTGCACATTCATGACAACCACCTGATCAGCCTGATGTGTGGCGTTCCCCAGAAAGTGACCTCCCGCGGGATCGAAAACAAGGGTTACATCAACCACGTGCATACCGTTTATGACTATGAAGACCCGAACCTGGCGATCAGCTGTGTCAGCGGTGGCATCGCGACGCGGGGCCTCGAATTCGCCCACGGCTTTGAACTCTACTTTGAAGAAGCCACCGTTCTCTTCGGAGCCGGAACGATGGGTGTCGGCAAAAATAAGGAATGGGTTGTCAGCCAGCCGCTGACATTGATCACCAAGTCCGGACAGCTGAAACATCCAAAACTCAAAGGGGGCAACGAATGGTGTGCCGCCTTCACGCTGGAACTGCAGGCAGCCGTCAATGCGATTCAGTCGGGTGAAGAACCCGAGGCACTCTCCGGCGCCCTGGCCCGCGATGCTCTGAAAATCTGCTACGCGGAAGCAAAAAGTATTCAGACAGGGCGATCCATTCCTGTCAAATAA
- a CDS encoding MBL fold metallo-hydrolase codes for MLENLPLQSVKYKGLTIEGYSRAAVQSYWRIPELKLGFDLGASPWSFMGTSVYFISHAHLDHMAALPAYVARRRMMKMSPPTIYLPEEVVDPVWKMLRSWHKLDRGRMDCELIGMKDGDDIQLTREHAVTAFQTKHTVPSIGFQVWDCRKKLKPEFMGKPETEIRDARMAGVEVSEEIRVPLVCYTGDTAPAGLDHFETAYESKVLITEMTFHRPEHRRERIHKFGHMHLDDIIERADRFKNELLILAHFSTRYHDNQVLNAVKKRVPEDLLERIHLWL; via the coding sequence ATGCTCGAAAATCTGCCTCTCCAATCAGTAAAATATAAAGGACTCACCATCGAGGGGTATTCTCGCGCTGCAGTACAGAGTTACTGGAGGATTCCCGAGCTGAAACTTGGCTTTGACCTGGGAGCCAGCCCCTGGTCATTTATGGGAACGTCGGTGTATTTTATTTCCCATGCGCATCTGGACCACATGGCAGCGCTCCCCGCGTACGTGGCCCGGCGGCGGATGATGAAAATGAGCCCGCCCACGATCTATCTACCCGAAGAAGTAGTCGATCCCGTCTGGAAAATGCTCCGCAGCTGGCACAAACTGGACCGGGGCCGCATGGACTGTGAACTCATCGGCATGAAAGACGGCGATGACATTCAGCTGACCCGCGAACATGCTGTCACTGCATTTCAGACCAAGCACACGGTCCCTTCGATCGGATTCCAGGTCTGGGACTGTCGTAAAAAGCTCAAGCCGGAATTCATGGGTAAACCGGAAACCGAAATTCGCGATGCGCGGATGGCGGGAGTCGAAGTCAGTGAAGAAATCCGGGTGCCCCTGGTCTGCTACACGGGCGATACTGCTCCCGCGGGACTGGACCACTTCGAAACTGCTTATGAATCAAAAGTCCTGATCACCGAGATGACGTTCCACCGTCCGGAACATCGGCGGGAACGAATTCATAAGTTCGGGCACATGCACCTTGATGATATCATCGAACGCGCCGACCGTTTTAAGAACGAGTTACTGATTCTCGCGCATTTCAGTACGCGCTACCACGATAATCAGGTGCTCAACGCGGTCAAAAAACGGGTTCCCGAGGATTTACTCGAGCGTATCCATCTCTGGCTGTAA
- a CDS encoding Gfo/Idh/MocA family oxidoreductase, with the protein MSNSKQNRRDFLKTSAAAVAGSSVPFWFNVNPASAYKFKAANDRPVVGCIGTGSRWNAVGPNAMKYGDVIAVCDVDAAHAGKAHDKVKEIQGKKGNNKEVAVFEDYQKVLENPEIDIVTIVTTDHWHTKIAIEAMKAGKDVYCEKPLTLTIDEGKQIIKVLKETGRVFQVGTQQRSEMNQRFLNALAIIKEGRLGDITEVECVIGGIEPSGSIPVAEVPKTLNWDKWLGQAPMTDYRWKSADGRPKTRCHYEFRWWYEYSGGKMTDWGAHHVDIAQWGIGMDHSGPTQVVPISAVHPVPLKDGMPTKDDEYNVASKFEVQATFPNDVKMTIKSDGRNGILFSGTKGRMFVSRGDLTGKPVEDLKDNPLSSDTIKELYKGRQPGDHMRNFYECVDAREQPISDVMTHHRAITTCHLANIAIRLNRSLKWDPQTEQIIGDDEANQWQSREQRKGYEINA; encoded by the coding sequence GTGAGTAATTCCAAGCAGAATCGTCGCGACTTTTTGAAAACCTCAGCAGCCGCAGTCGCGGGAAGCAGCGTTCCCTTCTGGTTCAATGTTAATCCTGCCAGCGCCTATAAGTTCAAAGCAGCCAATGATCGCCCCGTGGTGGGTTGTATCGGTACCGGGAGCCGCTGGAATGCCGTTGGTCCGAATGCGATGAAGTACGGAGACGTGATTGCCGTCTGCGATGTGGATGCAGCACACGCTGGTAAAGCACACGACAAGGTCAAAGAAATTCAGGGAAAAAAAGGCAACAACAAAGAAGTCGCGGTCTTCGAAGACTACCAGAAAGTTCTGGAAAATCCCGAGATCGATATCGTGACGATCGTAACGACCGACCACTGGCACACCAAAATTGCCATTGAAGCAATGAAAGCCGGCAAGGACGTTTATTGTGAAAAGCCGCTGACTCTGACGATTGATGAAGGCAAGCAGATCATCAAAGTGCTCAAGGAAACAGGCCGGGTCTTCCAGGTCGGCACCCAGCAGCGGAGCGAAATGAATCAGCGGTTCCTGAACGCACTGGCGATCATCAAGGAAGGTCGTCTGGGTGATATCACCGAAGTGGAATGTGTGATTGGCGGCATTGAGCCCAGCGGATCCATTCCCGTGGCCGAGGTTCCCAAAACTCTGAACTGGGACAAATGGCTGGGCCAGGCACCCATGACGGATTACCGCTGGAAATCAGCCGACGGACGTCCTAAAACCCGTTGCCATTACGAATTCCGCTGGTGGTATGAATATTCCGGTGGCAAAATGACCGACTGGGGTGCGCATCATGTGGATATCGCCCAGTGGGGGATTGGCATGGATCATTCCGGACCGACCCAGGTCGTGCCGATTTCCGCAGTGCATCCGGTTCCTCTTAAAGACGGTATGCCGACCAAGGATGATGAATACAATGTGGCTTCCAAGTTTGAAGTTCAGGCGACCTTCCCGAACGATGTGAAGATGACGATCAAAAGCGATGGTCGTAACGGAATTCTGTTTAGCGGGACCAAGGGGCGGATGTTTGTCAGCCGCGGCGATCTGACCGGAAAGCCTGTGGAAGACCTGAAAGACAATCCACTTTCCAGCGATACCATCAAGGAACTCTACAAAGGACGCCAGCCCGGCGATCACATGCGGAACTTCTATGAATGTGTCGATGCCCGTGAGCAGCCAATCTCAGATGTGATGACGCACCACCGCGCAATCACCACCTGTCACCTGGCCAACATTGCGATTCGCCTGAATCGATCTCTGAAATGGGATCCCCAGACGGAACAGATCATTGGCGATGATGAAGCCAACCAGTGGCAGAGCCGTGAACAGCGGAAAGGCTACGAGATCAACGCATAA
- the dinB gene encoding DNA polymerase IV, whose protein sequence is MRTILHVDMDAFYASIEERDHPELKGQPIIVGGRAESRGVVSAANYAARKFGVHSAMPMKTARSLCPHAHYFPVRMKDYAAVSHTLQQIFQRFTPLVEPLSLDEAFLDVTGSELLFGTGTEIARTIKREVQETLHLIASVGVAPNKFLAKIASDADKPDGLVIVAPDRIHDFLDPLPISRIWGIGKVATRRFNQLGIQTVAQLRALEPKLLTELFGEQGAHLWKLAQGLDERPVVPERQAKSISRETTFSRDVTDLEILKSVLIELVEDVARRLRKNQLRGKTIQLKIRYDDFSTFTRASTIAQPTDITRDIQAAALQMLEHRLPARRLSIRLIGVGVSGFDQSAVQQRSLFDEEDQQKHSRLDQIKDQIADRFGMDSLKRGNRILNDARDESAEAD, encoded by the coding sequence ATGCGCACCATCCTGCACGTGGATATGGACGCCTTTTACGCGTCCATCGAAGAACGGGATCACCCGGAACTCAAAGGGCAGCCGATCATTGTCGGCGGTCGGGCTGAGTCACGGGGTGTCGTTTCCGCTGCCAACTATGCCGCGCGCAAATTCGGCGTTCACAGTGCCATGCCGATGAAAACCGCCCGCTCACTCTGCCCCCACGCACACTATTTTCCGGTCCGGATGAAAGATTACGCAGCCGTCTCCCATACACTGCAGCAGATCTTCCAGCGTTTTACCCCTCTGGTCGAGCCGTTGTCCCTGGATGAAGCATTCCTCGATGTGACGGGAAGCGAACTGCTCTTCGGTACGGGTACAGAAATAGCGCGCACGATCAAGCGCGAAGTTCAGGAAACGTTACACCTGATCGCGTCCGTGGGAGTCGCGCCAAATAAGTTCCTCGCGAAAATTGCCAGCGATGCGGACAAACCGGATGGTCTGGTGATTGTCGCGCCTGACCGCATTCATGATTTTCTCGACCCACTGCCCATTTCACGCATCTGGGGCATTGGAAAAGTTGCCACCCGCCGCTTTAACCAACTGGGAATTCAAACCGTCGCTCAATTACGGGCCCTCGAACCGAAATTACTCACGGAACTGTTCGGCGAACAGGGTGCGCATCTCTGGAAGCTGGCACAGGGGCTCGATGAGCGTCCCGTGGTGCCGGAACGTCAGGCCAAATCCATTTCGCGCGAAACTACTTTTTCCCGCGATGTGACCGATCTGGAAATCCTCAAGTCCGTCCTGATTGAACTGGTAGAAGACGTGGCCCGTCGGCTCCGTAAAAACCAGTTGCGCGGAAAAACGATTCAGCTCAAAATCAGGTACGATGACTTCTCAACCTTTACGCGGGCATCGACTATCGCGCAACCGACGGACATCACCCGCGATATCCAGGCCGCCGCCCTGCAGATGCTGGAACACCGGCTGCCGGCCCGCCGGCTGTCAATTCGACTGATCGGGGTCGGCGTTTCCGGTTTCGATCAGAGCGCCGTTCAGCAGCGCAGTCTGTTTGACGAAGAGGATCAACAGAAACACTCCCGACTGGACCAGATCAAAGATCAGATCGCCGACCGTTTCGGAATGGATTCGCTGAAACGCGGCAATCGCATTTTAAATGATGCGCGAGATGAATCAGCGGAAGCAGACTGA
- a CDS encoding sulfatase family protein, with product MLRPLVCCLLLCLSSGLLSAAEQQRPNIVVILADDFGVGDIQAHYPDNKIPTPYLDRLVKQGMSFTDAHSGSAVCTPTRYGLLTGRYAWRTRLQEWVIAAYEPPLIAADRLTFPGFLKSQGYTTACIGKWHLGWNWPGPQPSQMTEKRNGQWQLSWDFTKSISGGPIDRGFDYFFGVDLPNLPPFTFIENNRVFPQPTAKFQPDPAEGIVLPKAFTGAPAAPDWKMQEILPELTRRAVKYIEQQAAQQEPFFLYFSMTSPHEPVVPSPPFRGKSGIAPVADFVMETDWSAGQVIQAIDQAGLGENTVVIFTADNGHSHYTGWNDLIKAGHLPSGPYRGHKGDVWEGGHRVPLVVRWPGKVQAGSSSDQLICLTDLLATSADLLGAKLPAAGAEDSLSFYPALQGKASGGSRTSVVNHSNFGEFAYRDGPWKLVYKLSGRNLEKSRGKPTIAELYHLQSDIAEEQDLSQKHPERVRQMTADLQALIDRGSSRPNQQSQNDGQVEFKTTQKLRWAPVKD from the coding sequence ATGTTGCGTCCGCTTGTCTGTTGTCTCTTATTGTGTCTGAGCTCCGGATTGCTTTCGGCAGCTGAACAGCAGCGACCGAATATCGTGGTCATTCTGGCCGATGATTTCGGGGTGGGCGATATCCAGGCACACTATCCGGATAACAAAATTCCAACGCCGTATCTCGACCGTCTGGTAAAGCAGGGGATGAGCTTTACCGACGCCCACAGTGGTTCGGCGGTTTGCACTCCCACCCGCTATGGACTCCTCACAGGCCGCTATGCCTGGCGGACGCGCCTGCAGGAATGGGTGATCGCCGCTTACGAACCTCCGCTGATCGCTGCCGACCGACTCACATTTCCCGGGTTTCTCAAGTCGCAGGGTTATACAACCGCCTGCATCGGAAAGTGGCATCTGGGCTGGAACTGGCCGGGACCGCAGCCCAGCCAGATGACGGAGAAACGCAACGGCCAGTGGCAACTGAGCTGGGACTTTACCAAATCAATTTCGGGGGGACCGATTGACCGGGGCTTCGATTATTTCTTCGGCGTCGATCTGCCGAATCTGCCTCCATTTACCTTCATTGAAAACAACCGGGTCTTTCCACAGCCCACAGCAAAATTTCAACCCGATCCCGCAGAGGGAATTGTGTTGCCCAAAGCATTCACCGGCGCTCCGGCGGCACCCGACTGGAAAATGCAGGAAATTCTTCCCGAATTAACCCGGCGGGCAGTCAAGTACATCGAACAGCAAGCGGCACAGCAGGAACCATTCTTTCTTTATTTTTCGATGACCTCTCCGCACGAGCCGGTGGTTCCCTCGCCCCCTTTCCGTGGAAAAAGTGGCATCGCACCCGTGGCTGATTTTGTGATGGAAACAGACTGGTCTGCAGGTCAGGTGATTCAGGCGATTGACCAGGCGGGACTGGGCGAGAACACCGTGGTGATCTTCACTGCAGACAATGGTCATTCGCATTACACGGGTTGGAATGATCTGATCAAAGCCGGTCATCTCCCCAGCGGTCCTTATCGCGGACATAAAGGCGATGTCTGGGAGGGGGGACACCGCGTTCCGCTGGTCGTCCGCTGGCCCGGAAAAGTACAGGCGGGCAGCAGCAGTGACCAGCTGATCTGCCTGACGGATCTCCTGGCAACCAGCGCTGATCTCCTGGGAGCAAAATTACCCGCAGCCGGCGCAGAAGACAGTCTCAGCTTTTACCCCGCACTGCAGGGAAAAGCGTCAGGCGGCTCACGCACGTCAGTGGTCAATCACTCGAACTTTGGTGAATTTGCCTACCGGGATGGTCCCTGGAAACTGGTGTATAAACTGAGCGGACGCAATCTGGAAAAATCGCGCGGCAAGCCGACGATCGCAGAGCTCTATCACCTGCAGTCTGACATTGCGGAAGAGCAGGATCTGTCACAGAAACATCCGGAACGGGTCAGACAGATGACAGCCGACCTGCAGGCATTGATCGATCGGGGCAGCAGTCGCCCGAACCAGCAAAGCCAAAACGACGGGCAAGTCGAATTTAAGACAACTCAAAAGTTGCGCTGGGCACCAGTCAAAGATTGA